The stretch of DNA GGAGGAGCGCTGGGCGGCGGTGGTGGCCTGGGCCGAGTGCGCGTTCGAGCTCCGCCGCCACGCCGACGTGGTCACCCGGCTGACGCCGCTGGTCCGCGAGGAGCCGCTCCGCGAGCGCCTGCGCTACCTGCTGATCTCCTCGCTGTACCGGAGCGGCCAGCGGGCGGCCGCGCTCGCCGCCTACGAGGACAACCGCCGCCACCTCGCCGAGGAGCTGGGCGTCGACCCCAGCCCGGAGCTGGTCGAGCTGCACCAGCGGATCCTCACCGACACCGAGGGGGCGCCGGAGGCCGCCCCGCGGGCGTCGGCTCTGGAGGACACCGCGCCGCAGCAGGTCCTGCAGGTCGACACGGCCGCCTGGTCGCCCCGGAACGACCTGCCCCGGGACATCCCCGACTTCACCGGCCGCCAGGAGGACCTGGGGCGGCTGCTGGCCGCCGGGGAGCAGGGCGCCGACGTGCACGTGGTCACCGGTCCGGGCGGGGTGGGCAAGACCGCGCTCGCGGTGCGCGCCGCGCACCGGCTGGCCGACCGCTACCCCGACGGCCAGCTCTTCATCGACCTGTACGGCTACAGCCCCGACCAGGAACCGCTCCGCCCCGAGGCGGCGCTGGGGGCGCTGCTGCGCGCCACCGGGGTGCCGCCGGAGGTGGTCCCGGACAGCCTGGAGGAGCGCTCGGCGCTGTGGCGGGCCCGGCTGGCCGGCCGCAGGGTCCTGGTGGTGCTGGACAACGCGGCCGGCTACGCGCAGGTCGCCGCGCTGCTCACCGCCGGACCCGGGTCGCTCACCCTGGTCACCACCCGCAACGACCTGCCGGGACTGGGCGGCGCCGGCTACGTCTCGCTGGGCATGCTCGGCGAGGACGAGTCGATGCAGCTGCTCGGCACGGTGCTCGGCGCCGAGCGGGTGGAGCGCGAGCAGGACGCCGCGGTCGAGGTCGTCCGGCAGTGCGGCGGGCTCCCGCTGGCGCTGCGCATCGTCACCGGCCGCATGCTGAGCCGCCCCCGGTGGACGTTCGCCCACGTCGCGCAGCGGCTGAGCGAGCAGCAGCGGCGCTTCCGCGAGCTGCAGGTGGAGGGGCAGAGCGTCGAGGCGGTGTTCGAGCTCTCCTACCTGAGCCTCAGCCCGGAGCAGCAGCGCTGCTTCTGCCTGCTCGGCATGATGATCGGCGGCAGCGTCGACCTGTTCGGGGCGGCGGCGCTGCTGGACATGGAGGCTCCGGACGCCGACGACCTGCTGCAGGAGCTGGTCAGCGTCTGCCTGCTGGACGAGCCCGGCGCGGACCACTACCGGTTCCACGACCTGATCGGCGTCTACGCCCGGCACAAGGCGAAGAGCGCCCTGCCGGAGAAGGAGACCGACGCGGCCCGGTGGCGGCTGGCCGAGTATTACCTGGGGACCGCGAATAGGGCCTCGGATTTCCTCGGCCCCCGGGCGCACGAATACGAGGTCTCCGTCGAGAAGAAGTCACGCTACGAGAACGAAATCACCGAACGGAACCAGGCGGTTTCCTGGTTCGATATCCACCAGGACAATCTCGCCTCCGTGGTGGATTTCTTCGCCTCGGTGCGGGCCGGCGAGCACGCCTGGCAGATCGCCGATTCGGTGTGGCTGTACTACGCCTCGCACGGCCGCACCGAGCTGCTGCTCGCCACCCAGGAGAAGGCGCTGGAGGTCAGCCGCCGCCAGGGCAACGAGCGGGGCAGCGCGGTGACGCTGGTCGGGCTGGGCATCGCGCAGTTCATGGCGGGGCGCTTCAACCTCGCCCTCGACCTGCTCAACGACGCCCGGGAGATCCTGGACCGGATGGGCGACCACCGCGGCCTCATCCGGGTCGACGCCAACCTCGCCATGATCTACGAGCGGCTCGGCCGCTACACCGAGGCGCTGGCCTCGCTGGAGCGGGTGATGAGCTTCGTCGAGGGCTCCGACGACCGGCGCCTGGTCCTGCTGCAGACCCTGAACATCGGCGCGGTCAAGCAGGTCATCGGAGACTACGACGCGGCGATCACCGCGGGAAGGACGGTGCTCGGCGCCACCGAGGAGGACATCGGGGAGGAGCTGCGCTCGCCCGCACTCCGGGTGATCGGCGAGTCCAGCGCCGGGCTGGGCGACCACGAGGCGGCCGTGCGGTACCTGGAGGAGGCGGTGGCGGTCGCCCGGGAGAGCGGCAACCACTCCGATGAGATCTACGCCCTCAACGGCCTGGCCATCGCGCTGCGCGGGGCGGGCCGGTACGGCGACGCGGTCGACGCCCACCAGGGCGCCTACGACCTGGGGCGCAAGGCCGGGGTGCGGAACGCCGACGCGGAGATCCTCACCGAGCTCGGCCGGACGCTGGCCCTGATGGGGCGGCGCGAGGAGGCCCGCACCGCCCAGGAGAAGGCGCTGCGCATCGCCCGGGAGCGCAAGGAGCGCTACCCGGAGGCCCGCGCCCTGCTCGGCCTCGGCCTCCTGGACCGCGAGGAGGGGGCCGCCGCCACCGCCGAGGACCGGCTCACCGCGGCCGCCGCGCTCCTCGGTGAACTGGGCGTCCCTGAGGCCGCCGAGGCCCGCACCGCCCTGGACGGCTGACCGGCCCTCTTCCCGCCTCTCCTCCGCGCGGGGAAGGAGAAGCGCGGTCCCCCCGCCCGGTAGGGCCTGCACCACCCGGCCGGAGGCGTCCGGGCACCCCTGACTCCGGCCGTCCGGCGGTGGAGACTCGTGCCACCACCGCGAGGACGAGCCCGGGAGGCACCCATGGCGAACACGGCACGCAGCGACCCGCGGGGCACCGCGCACCCCGGTGTCCCCGGCGCGCTCCGAGCGGCCTGCCTGATGTGGCTGGTCGCGATCGGCGCCGGGGCGGTCGAGACGGTCATCGGGGCCGCGGGGGAACTGGCCGGGAACGGTTTCAGCGCCGGCCTGGCCGCGAACATCGCGGTGCGGGCGGTGGTCTACTCCGGGGCGGCTGCGCTGGTGCTGTTCCTGTACCGGCGCCGGCCGTGGGCCCGCACCGCGCTGGCGGTGCTGCTCGGCTGCGTCGGCCTGGCGACCCTGCTGGCGCCAGTGGCCTCCTGGTTCGCCGCGGGCGGGGACGCCGGGGCGGCGCTGGCCGCGGCGGACGGCGCCGACCTGGCCTACTACGCGGTGCGGGGGGTGCACATCGCCGCGGTGCTCGGCGCGATGGCCGCGATGTTCCTCCCGTCCAGCCGCGCCGCGCTGCGGCGCCGGTAGCGCGGCCTCAGTAGCCGGCCCAGGCCTCCGGGTCCTGCTCGTAGCCGATCACCGCGGGGTCCAGCAGGGTGGAGGGGCGGACGCCGCCGGTCGACTCGCGGGACCGGTCCTCCGGGAAGACCGCGGCGGCCTGCAGCACGGGGCCGCTGAGGAAGCGCAGATCGGGGGCGTCGGACGGGAGGGACAGCTCCGGCCCGTCCTCGCCGCCGCCCTCCGCGGCGGCCAGGAAGTACCCCCAGTTGCCGAAGCTGGGCACGTCCACCTGGTAGGGGGTGGCGGTCCAGCCGGCCTCCTCCAGGGAGGCGCCGATGCTCCAGTAGGCCTTCGGTGCGAAGAACGGCGAACCGGACTGGACGGTGAGCCTGCCCCCCTCGGCCAGCGCGTTGCGGACCAGCCCGTAGAACTCCACCGAGTAGAGCTTGGCGGTGGCCACGTCGTCGGGGTCGGGCATGTCGGCGATGATCGCGTCGTAGCGCCGGCCGTTCTCCCGCAGCCAGTTGAAGGCGTCGGTGTTGACCACCTCCACCCGGGGGTCGTCCAGGGAGTCGTCGTTGAGCCGGGAGATCTCCGGGTCGGTGCGGGCCAGCCGGGTGACGGCCGGGTCGAGGTCGACCAGGGTGACCTCTTCGACGTCGGGGTAGCGCAGGACCTCGCGCACCGCCAGTCCGTCGCCGCCGCCGAGCACCAGCACCGAGCCGCGCTCCCCGTCCAGCGCCGGGTGCACCAGCGCCTCGTGGTAGCGGTACTCGTCCAGCGAGCTGAACTGCAGGTCGCCGTTGAGGAAGAGCCGGGTGTCCAGCCCGTCGGTGGTGCGGGTGACCACGATCTCCTGGTAGTCGGAGCGCTCCGCGTGCACGATCGGGGCCCGGTACAGCGCCTGCCGGGCGGTGACCTCGAACCGGCCGGAGTAGGCGAACGCGGCGGCGAGCACCGCGACCACCAGCACCATGGCCGAGGTGGTCAGCACCCGCGACCGGCGGCGCAGCGAGGAGCGGAACAGCCACAGCACCACCCACATGCCCACCACGGCGTTGACCGCGCCGACGATGAGCGCCCCCTCGACCAGGCCGAAGATCGGGAGCAGCAGGAACGGGAAGGCCAGCCCGCCGAGCAGGCCGCCCACGTAGTCGGCGGCGAACAGGTCGGCGACGGCGTCGGCCGCGTCCTGCCGGCGGATCCGCTGGATCAGCTCCATCAGCAGCGGGATCTCCGCGCCGATGAGCGCGCCCACGGCGAACGCGCACAGCACCAGCGCGGGCTGGTACAGCGACAGGTAGGCGTAGGCGGCGTACAGCGCCAGCACCGACAGGCCGCCGACCAGGGACAGCGCCCCCTCGATCACGGCGAACCAGAACGCCGGCCGGGCGGTCAGCCCCTTGGACGCCAGCGAGCCGACGCCCATCGCGAACACCATCACGCTGAGCACGATGGAGGCCTGGGTGATGGTGTCGCCCAGCAGGTAGCTGCCCAGCGCGACCAGCGCCAGTTCGTAGACCAGGCCGCAGGCCGCGCAGACGAAGACCGCGAGCAGCACCAGGAAGCGTGCCGCCCGCGGCGGTACCGGAAGCCGGAGGGGGGAGCCGGACGAGCCGGTCAAGAGATGGCCGCGGCCACCACGAGGGCGACCGCGACGTGCGCCGAGGCGTTGATCCAGGCGGCGGGCTGCAGGTCGGCGTGGGTCACCACGGCGCCCAGCTTGCCCGGGGTGAGCAGGTCGATGGCGACGAAGGACAGCCCCATCAGCAGCAGCCCGATCACACCGTAGACGCAGGTCAGCGTCAGCCCTTCGGCGAGGGAGCCGGTGCTGGTGTAGACGGCCGTGGCCACCACCAGGGCGACGCCCAGGGTGTTGGCGGCCAGCACCAGGGTGGCGTTGGGGTTCTTGTCGGTCCAGATCAGGGCGTGCAGCTTGCCCGGGGTGAGCAGGTCGACCAGCAGGTACCCGAGGGCCATCAGGACCATGCCCAGTACGCCGTAGGCGAGGCAGGCGAGCGCCTCTTCCAGGATGTACACCGCTATCCGCTCCTTCTCGTGATGCTCGCGGTCATTTGCCCCAGCCCGGGCCGCCGCCGCGGTACCCCGAGCCGTTCCGGTGGCCGTCGCCCCCGCTGAAGAACCACCAGCTGCCGCCGGAGGAACTGCTGCGGGAGGTGCTCTTGCAGCCCACGTAGACGTACCGGCCGTCTTCGTAGTCGTAGTCGCCGCGGTCCTCGTTGTGCACGTACCTGCCGTCGACCAGGTCGTAGTCGCCGCAGTCCGGCCGGCCGCCCCCGCCGCTGCCGCAGGAGCCGAGCAGGAAGACGCCCAGGACCGCCAGCAGCCCCAGGGTGAGGAAGATCTTTCCGGCGCCGCCGGCACCGTTCTCGTCGTTCACGGTCGCTCGGTCCTCCCGTGGATGTCGGGGGGAGACAGGTGCGTCTCGGTGCGCACCAGCTCACCGCTCTGCGGATAGGAGTGCCAGGTCGTCCAGTGCAGCAGGCCGGGGCCGGGGGAGTCGGCGGCGAGCGCGGTGACGGCGGCCGGGTCGCCGGGGAAGGCCGCGGCGACCGCGGCCGGCCGCGCCTCGGCGGCGGCGACCAGGGCGGCCACCCGCTCGGTGAGCGCGTCCGGGGCGAGCCGCTCGACGCCGCTGCGGAACCGGTAGCCGGTCGGTCCGGGCAGCTCGCGCCGGACCGAGCCGGGCAGCGTCCGGGCGTCCCGGCCGGGGTCGGCCAGGCAGGCGACGGTCTCGGTGAGCAGCGCGGCCCCGGTGTCCGCCGCGGCGACCGCGACCTGGTGCGAGGCGCCGAGGACGCGCAGCTCGACCCGGTACCCGGCGAGCCGGGCGCACACCCGGGCGAGCGCGGGCAGCTCCGGGCGCTCCAGCGACCAGGAGAGGTCGGCGGCGCGGGCGTCGGCGAACGGGACGTCCACGGCGACCGCGCCGAGCAGGGGGGCGGGGGAGGGCACGCTTCAGGCCTCCGGGTCGGCCGAGGACGGGTAGACGGTGATGTCGCCGCGGCGCACCACCGTGCCGGTGGCCGCCTCCCAGCGCCCGTGGTCGAAGCGCTCGAAGGAGAGCAGCGAGCCGTCGGCGGCCTCGTAGTCGGCGTAGTCCATGCCGCCCTGGGCGCGCAGGCCGGTGGTGCCCTCGGAGCGGTAGGAGGCGCTGCCGCGCTCGGTCAGCCGGTAGGAGACGCCGTCCAGCTCGACGGTGCGGCCGTGCGGGGTCAGCTCCAGGTCGGGGCGGCCGGTCCACAGCGCCATCTGCAGGTCGGGGTCCTCCTCCACGGAGAGCCAGCGGCGGCCGCCGTCGACCTCGATGAAGTGCTCGGCCCAGACGGCGCCGCCCTCGGACAGCCGCAGCGTGCCGCGGACCCAGGCCCGTTCGGCGCCGTACTCCAGCATGTCCCCGGCGCGCAGCGAGCGCGGGTCGCCGCCGGTCTCGCCGATGTCCCCGAACGGGTCGCGCGGCGCCCGGGGCGCCCGCGCCGCCGGCGCGCCCTGTGCGGAGCGCCTCCGCAGCAGCACCACCAGGAGCGCCACGACCACGACCGCCAACACGGCGACCAGCAGGAAAAGGGTCGGTGAGGCGTTCAAGCGGGGGCTCCCATCGATACTCCGGCGTGCTGTGTCCCGCCCCGCATCCGGGGCATCGGGGGGTAGGACGGGGAAGGACCCGGGCGGGTTCCCGCCTGGCCGCGACCGGACGTATCGTCTCAGACCGCCCGCGTGCCGGGGAGGGGCGGTCCGCGCGAATCCCCGCCGAGGGGGCGGCCGGAGCCGCGGTGCCGGACCGGGGCCGCCCCGCTGACGCATCACC from Nocardiopsis composta encodes:
- a CDS encoding DUF350 domain-containing protein, translated to MYILEEALACLAYGVLGMVLMALGYLLVDLLTPGKLHALIWTDKNPNATLVLAANTLGVALVVATAVYTSTGSLAEGLTLTCVYGVIGLLLMGLSFVAIDLLTPGKLGAVVTHADLQPAAWINASAHVAVALVVAAAIS
- a CDS encoding polyamine aminopropyltransferase, with the protein product MTGSSGSPLRLPVPPRAARFLVLLAVFVCAACGLVYELALVALGSYLLGDTITQASIVLSVMVFAMGVGSLASKGLTARPAFWFAVIEGALSLVGGLSVLALYAAYAYLSLYQPALVLCAFAVGALIGAEIPLLMELIQRIRRQDAADAVADLFAADYVGGLLGGLAFPFLLLPIFGLVEGALIVGAVNAVVGMWVVLWLFRSSLRRRSRVLTTSAMVLVVAVLAAAFAYSGRFEVTARQALYRAPIVHAERSDYQEIVVTRTTDGLDTRLFLNGDLQFSSLDEYRYHEALVHPALDGERGSVLVLGGGDGLAVREVLRYPDVEEVTLVDLDPAVTRLARTDPEISRLNDDSLDDPRVEVVNTDAFNWLRENGRRYDAIIADMPDPDDVATAKLYSVEFYGLVRNALAEGGRLTVQSGSPFFAPKAYWSIGASLEEAGWTATPYQVDVPSFGNWGYFLAAAEGGGEDGPELSLPSDAPDLRFLSGPVLQAAAVFPEDRSRESTGGVRPSTLLDPAVIGYEQDPEAWAGY
- a CDS encoding AfsR/SARP family transcriptional regulator, translating into MPVGGPRQRCVLGALLVDVGKEVPIDRLISYLWGDDPPRTARSVVQVQVSHLRRAFPGTIVTTPGGYLADVDPLRVDLHRFRAHVARAQAEADPAEAIADWDRALECWRGRPFSGTGSERLWYALGQPLLEERWAAVVAWAECAFELRRHADVVTRLTPLVREEPLRERLRYLLISSLYRSGQRAAALAAYEDNRRHLAEELGVDPSPELVELHQRILTDTEGAPEAAPRASALEDTAPQQVLQVDTAAWSPRNDLPRDIPDFTGRQEDLGRLLAAGEQGADVHVVTGPGGVGKTALAVRAAHRLADRYPDGQLFIDLYGYSPDQEPLRPEAALGALLRATGVPPEVVPDSLEERSALWRARLAGRRVLVVLDNAAGYAQVAALLTAGPGSLTLVTTRNDLPGLGGAGYVSLGMLGEDESMQLLGTVLGAERVEREQDAAVEVVRQCGGLPLALRIVTGRMLSRPRWTFAHVAQRLSEQQRRFRELQVEGQSVEAVFELSYLSLSPEQQRCFCLLGMMIGGSVDLFGAAALLDMEAPDADDLLQELVSVCLLDEPGADHYRFHDLIGVYARHKAKSALPEKETDAARWRLAEYYLGTANRASDFLGPRAHEYEVSVEKKSRYENEITERNQAVSWFDIHQDNLASVVDFFASVRAGEHAWQIADSVWLYYASHGRTELLLATQEKALEVSRRQGNERGSAVTLVGLGIAQFMAGRFNLALDLLNDAREILDRMGDHRGLIRVDANLAMIYERLGRYTEALASLERVMSFVEGSDDRRLVLLQTLNIGAVKQVIGDYDAAITAGRTVLGATEEDIGEELRSPALRVIGESSAGLGDHEAAVRYLEEAVAVARESGNHSDEIYALNGLAIALRGAGRYGDAVDAHQGAYDLGRKAGVRNADAEILTELGRTLALMGRREEARTAQEKALRIARERKERYPEARALLGLGLLDREEGAAATAEDRLTAAAALLGELGVPEAAEARTALDG
- a CDS encoding DUF4178 domain-containing protein gives rise to the protein MNASPTLFLLVAVLAVVVVALLVVLLRRRSAQGAPAARAPRAPRDPFGDIGETGGDPRSLRAGDMLEYGAERAWVRGTLRLSEGGAVWAEHFIEVDGGRRWLSVEEDPDLQMALWTGRPDLELTPHGRTVELDGVSYRLTERGSASYRSEGTTGLRAQGGMDYADYEAADGSLLSFERFDHGRWEAATGTVVRRGDITVYPSSADPEA
- a CDS encoding DUF2617 family protein, whose amino-acid sequence is MPSPAPLLGAVAVDVPFADARAADLSWSLERPELPALARVCARLAGYRVELRVLGASHQVAVAAADTGAALLTETVACLADPGRDARTLPGSVRRELPGPTGYRFRSGVERLAPDALTERVAALVAAAEARPAAVAAAFPGDPAAVTALAADSPGPGLLHWTTWHSYPQSGELVRTETHLSPPDIHGRTERP